From the Roseofilum capinflatum BLCC-M114 genome, one window contains:
- a CDS encoding class I SAM-dependent methyltransferase produces the protein MAQSTQFWDKIAEGYAKQPIADEASYQKKLQVTRDYFRPDMEVLEIGCGTGSTALIHAPYVKQIRAIDFSAQMIAIAQEKAANQNITNVTFEQASIDDLNIPPQTLDMVLGLSILHLLEDKEATIAQVYQMLKPGGLFVTSTSCLGDSMFWFKLIVPLCRMLGFLPLVKIFTIKELTESLTNAGLTIDYQWQPSKNKAVFIVAKKPN, from the coding sequence ATGGCACAATCAACCCAATTTTGGGACAAGATCGCCGAGGGTTATGCCAAACAACCGATCGCCGATGAAGCCTCCTATCAGAAGAAACTGCAAGTCACCCGTGACTATTTTCGCCCCGATATGGAAGTGTTGGAAATTGGCTGCGGTACGGGTTCAACGGCTCTGATTCATGCTCCCTATGTCAAACAAATTCGCGCTATTGACTTTTCGGCTCAGATGATTGCGATCGCCCAAGAAAAAGCCGCCAATCAAAACATTACCAATGTCACCTTTGAACAAGCCAGCATTGACGACTTAAATATTCCCCCCCAAACCTTGGATATGGTCTTGGGTTTAAGTATTTTACATCTCCTAGAAGATAAAGAAGCTACTATTGCCCAAGTTTATCAGATGCTTAAACCTGGCGGACTGTTTGTCACCAGCACAAGTTGCCTCGGAGATTCCATGTTCTGGTTTAAGCTCATTGTTCCCCTATGCAGAATGTTGGGCTTTTTGCCTTTAGTTAAAATTTTTACAATTAAAGAGTTAACAGAAAGCTTAACGAATGCTGGATTAACTATCGATTACCAATGGCAACCCAGCAAAAATAAAGCGGTTTTTATAGTCGCTAAAAAACCCAATTAG
- the pyrC gene encoding dihydroorotase: MQHLTLTRPDDWHLHLRDGDALKAVLPHTVRQFARGIIMPNLKPPVRSLADAAAYRDRILAAIPEGQQFEPLMTLYLTDNTRPEEIFKAKDAGFVKAVKYYPSGATTHSEFGVTDISRCDRVFETMEQVNLPLLLHGEVTDPDVDIFDREKVFIEKHLIPLRQRFPQLRVVLEHITTSDAVEYVLNTDNIGATLTPQHLLFNRNRIFKGGINPHFYCLPILKRETHRQALLKAATSGNPKFFLGTDSAPHTRTSKENACGCAGCFSALHALELYAEAFESVKALDKLEAFASFYGPDFYQLPRNTEQITLTKTSWRIPDEVPFTESGLVPLRAGQEMTWKMA; this comes from the coding sequence ATGCAACACCTTACCCTCACTCGACCTGATGATTGGCATCTCCATCTGCGCGATGGTGATGCGCTCAAAGCCGTTTTACCCCATACGGTGCGACAGTTTGCCCGTGGGATTATTATGCCCAATTTGAAGCCCCCAGTGCGATCGCTCGCCGATGCTGCGGCTTATCGCGATCGCATTCTGGCAGCCATTCCAGAGGGTCAACAGTTCGAGCCACTCATGACCCTCTATCTCACTGATAATACTAGGCCAGAAGAGATCTTCAAAGCGAAGGATGCGGGGTTTGTGAAAGCCGTCAAATATTACCCCTCTGGTGCGACAACCCATTCAGAATTCGGGGTTACAGATATTAGTCGGTGCGATCGCGTCTTTGAAACCATGGAACAAGTCAACTTGCCTCTATTGCTCCATGGAGAAGTCACCGATCCAGACGTGGATATCTTCGATCGCGAAAAAGTCTTCATTGAGAAACATTTAATTCCCCTCAGACAGCGCTTTCCCCAACTGCGCGTCGTCCTCGAACACATCACCACCTCCGATGCCGTCGAATATGTCCTCAATACTGACAACATCGGCGCAACTCTTACTCCCCAACACCTCCTCTTTAACCGCAATCGCATCTTCAAAGGCGGTATTAACCCTCACTTTTATTGTCTGCCCATCTTGAAACGAGAAACCCATCGTCAAGCTCTCCTCAAAGCCGCCACCTCCGGCAATCCCAAATTTTTCCTCGGCACAGATAGCGCCCCCCATACCCGCACCAGTAAAGAAAATGCCTGTGGTTGTGCCGGTTGTTTTTCTGCCCTCCATGCCCTAGAATTGTACGCAGAAGCCTTTGAAAGTGTGAAGGCCCTGGATAAACTAGAAGCCTTCGCTAGTTTCTACGGGCCAGATTTTTATCAACTTCCCCGCAATACCGAACAGATTACCTTGACTAAAACCAGTTGGCGCATCCCCGATGAAGTCCCCTTTACCGAATCAGGGTTAGTTCCTCTACGCGCAGGACAGGAGATGACCTGGAAAATGGCTTGA
- a CDS encoding tetratricopeptide repeat protein translates to MWKRFWRSLIQWIQGLWSKLFGDRGESEAVKEKEPQPPLDHAGYEFVFMQLLEGVHQGWQEPQVQQYLSKLSDRTTQDGWLNWLTEFGDRLLENPVPNHQLASRMLKLGELELGVIGQKSTQVGRSLLQKTFTPETVQPMTAEAQDLFYQGNALYEKKQYNQALSLWDRALAVKPDFYQVWTNRGVALNQLKRYEEALGSYDQALAIKSDYDMAWSNRGVALRNLGRYQEALESYEQALKLQPNAFDPWLNRGTVLSGFDRFEEALQSFQKATEIRPEAFQGWVGQARILTGLQRYEEAIAAWDEVIARQEALADAWQQKARSLYALERYEETIICCERALQLEPEHLETISYWSKAQARLSGLAAQQQESQTQEQPLQSEPELEPEGNSSESSGGNTDD, encoded by the coding sequence ATGTGGAAACGGTTTTGGCGGTCTTTGATCCAATGGATTCAGGGGTTATGGAGCAAGTTATTTGGCGATCGAGGAGAGTCAGAGGCCGTCAAAGAGAAGGAGCCGCAACCCCCCCTCGATCATGCGGGATATGAATTTGTGTTTATGCAACTGTTGGAAGGCGTTCATCAGGGATGGCAAGAGCCGCAGGTGCAGCAGTATTTGAGTAAGTTGTCCGATCGCACCACGCAAGACGGATGGCTGAATTGGTTGACTGAGTTTGGCGATCGCCTCTTGGAAAATCCAGTTCCCAATCACCAATTGGCTTCCCGGATGTTGAAGTTGGGGGAACTTGAACTGGGGGTGATTGGCCAAAAATCAACTCAAGTGGGGCGATCGCTGTTGCAAAAAACCTTTACCCCCGAAACCGTACAACCGATGACGGCTGAAGCGCAGGATCTATTTTATCAAGGCAATGCTTTGTATGAAAAGAAACAGTACAATCAGGCCTTGTCCCTTTGGGATCGAGCCTTGGCAGTCAAGCCCGATTTTTATCAAGTTTGGACGAATCGCGGCGTAGCCCTCAATCAACTCAAACGATATGAAGAGGCATTAGGCAGTTACGATCAGGCTTTGGCAATTAAGTCAGATTATGATATGGCCTGGAGTAATCGGGGGGTAGCCCTGAGAAATTTAGGCCGCTATCAGGAAGCGTTGGAGAGTTACGAACAAGCCCTCAAGCTACAGCCCAATGCTTTCGATCCTTGGCTGAATCGAGGCACAGTCTTAAGTGGGTTTGACCGGTTCGAGGAAGCCCTACAAAGTTTTCAGAAGGCCACAGAAATTCGCCCAGAAGCCTTTCAAGGGTGGGTCGGACAAGCGCGAATCTTAACCGGTTTGCAACGCTATGAAGAGGCGATCGCCGCTTGGGATGAGGTCATTGCTCGCCAGGAGGCCTTGGCTGATGCTTGGCAACAGAAAGCACGTTCTTTATATGCACTAGAACGCTATGAAGAAACCATTATCTGTTGTGAGCGAGCATTGCAATTAGAACCGGAACATCTAGAAACCATTTCCTATTGGAGTAAAGCCCAAGCCCGATTAAGTGGTTTAGCCGCTCAACAACAGGAGAGCCAAACCCAGGAACAACCGTTACAATCAGAGCCAGAATTAGAACCCGAAGGAAACAGCAGCGAGTCTTCAGGAGGAAACACGGATGACTGA
- a CDS encoding uracil-xanthine permease family protein, whose product MTEPPNPNPEVQKTQIDRTAYQFSWRYFPLGAQILCIAFGALVLVPILTGLNPNVALLTAGLGTLVFQWVTGGKVPVFLASSFAFIAPIQLGVEKYGLAETLSGLMAAGIVYLLLSILIVWRGSGFLLRLLPPVVTGPVIMVIGLSLAPIAIGMASNAGEGYSEGAALAVSGSALLATLLTVLFSRGWLKLVPILVGLLVGYLVAFPFGMVDLTAIAQAPWFALPQCTLPKFHLPSILFIVPVAIAPAIEHFGDILTISAVAQKDYLRDPGIHRTLLGDGLATSLAACFGGPPNTTYSEVTGAVALIKIFNAGIMTWAAILAILLAFVGKLGAFLRSIPVPAMGGILVILFGTIIVVGMNSLVRSGEDLIKPRNLIIVAIILVFGVGGLSLKAGEFALEGIGLAGIFGVLLNWLLPESPEHSS is encoded by the coding sequence ATGACTGAACCCCCTAATCCTAACCCGGAAGTTCAAAAAACACAGATCGATCGCACCGCCTATCAATTCAGTTGGCGCTATTTTCCCCTCGGCGCTCAAATCCTCTGTATTGCCTTTGGAGCCTTAGTTTTAGTCCCCATTTTAACCGGATTAAATCCTAATGTTGCCCTATTGACCGCCGGTTTAGGAACCCTGGTTTTTCAATGGGTAACGGGGGGCAAAGTACCGGTTTTTCTCGCCTCTTCCTTTGCCTTTATTGCCCCCATTCAACTGGGGGTAGAAAAATATGGTTTAGCTGAAACCTTATCGGGATTAATGGCTGCGGGTATCGTCTATTTACTCTTAAGTATATTAATTGTATGGCGCGGTTCCGGTTTTTTGCTGCGGCTGTTACCTCCCGTGGTGACGGGGCCGGTGATTATGGTGATTGGTCTATCCCTTGCCCCCATCGCCATTGGTATGGCATCGAATGCAGGGGAAGGATACAGCGAAGGAGCTGCTCTAGCGGTTTCTGGTAGTGCCTTACTCGCTACATTATTAACCGTCTTATTCAGTCGGGGATGGTTGAAATTAGTGCCCATTTTAGTGGGTTTACTCGTCGGTTATCTGGTGGCTTTTCCGTTCGGCATGGTCGATTTAACGGCGATCGCCCAAGCTCCCTGGTTTGCACTGCCCCAATGTACCTTACCCAAGTTCCATTTACCCTCCATTCTCTTTATTGTTCCTGTGGCGATCGCCCCTGCCATTGAGCATTTTGGCGATATCCTTACCATTAGCGCAGTCGCTCAAAAAGACTACTTGCGAGACCCCGGTATCCATCGCACCCTCCTCGGAGATGGTTTAGCCACCAGTCTAGCGGCCTGTTTCGGCGGCCCCCCCAATACCACCTACTCCGAAGTTACCGGAGCCGTTGCCCTGATTAAAATCTTTAATGCCGGCATCATGACTTGGGCCGCAATTTTGGCAATTTTACTGGCTTTTGTGGGTAAACTAGGAGCCTTTTTGCGCTCCATTCCCGTACCCGCCATGGGCGGAATTCTGGTGATTTTGTTCGGTACAATTATCGTTGTGGGGATGAATAGCTTAGTACGCTCCGGAGAGGATTTAATCAAGCCTCGCAATTTAATTATTGTAGCCATTATCCTAGTGTTTGGAGTCGGCGGACTGAGCCTCAAAGCCGGAGAATTTGCCCTAGAAGGAATTGGTTTAGCCGGTATTTTTGGTGTCCTCCTCAATTGGCTCTTACCCGAATCCCCCGAACATTCTAGTTAA